The stretch of DNA GTAAAGCAGAACAACTtcaaacaggaaaacacaaatcTGTGAACGGCAAAAACGGTCATGTGAAGCAGCTGTGAGTGGTCAGAGAGCCGAGAAAAAGTGCTGATATAAACACAGATCTAGAGGGCGGGGCTAGTGCGGCACCAGCCCTGTCTGAAATCGGATTGGCCCCTGAAGTTTCAACTAAACAGAGATGACAGATGAATGTAATTCTACACGTTAACAACTGGTGGCAGTGATGCAGTAAAGACGAATGTTCCCAATCAATaaaattatatatgtatatacatatatatatatatatacatatatatatatatgtatatatatatatatgtatatatatatatatatatatatcatatacatAGACCATTTTAATACGTTCGATGCTGgattaaattaaagtttaaattttTATTCCTAAATCTTGAAttcttatttactttttattcattcagttttgtcaaaataaacacttttggTTCCTTGTCGTACCCCCTTGTACCGCTTTGTTCCcccatttccaggtttaaatAGTTGAAAAGATTTTTAGAAAATCCTAAATCCGGGGTGGGATTAAGCTTCCGCTCCAAACTGAAACAAGCACACTGTGGTTGGTTTCTGCATttgagctgctgtaaaaacaaacgCTACAAGATGGTAGACTTTGTTTGATATCTTAAAAAAAGAGGCTAattttaaggttaaaaaacCAAACCCAGTAATTCttcacttatacaaacacactggaCGTTTAACTGTTACATGCATGCATATGGATTGTGATTGGGTTAGATTACGttcatttaaacaaagacatttttatcattttctttgtttaaaatctATATTTTCCTTCAGTATTAAAGCAGAGGGACAgaaccaccacctcctcctcctcctcctcctccacctcctccgctCCACCGCTCTTGGTCAGACATGGCAGGCCATCAAAGAATCAACTCGTTCCCTCTCCACCTGTTCAAATCACTATTAATCTGCTGCCCTTCCAATAAAAGGCTTGGCTTTCACCGAGGAGCCAATGGAAGGATGTGAGACTCGGGCCAATCCCAGGCCGCATTCTAATGTGGACCGTCTTTATCAAGGTGTCACTCCATTTCCACACTCATTTAGGATTTCTGAGGAGAGAGCGCGCGAGACAGAGTCCACAGGAGGGATGTGTCTTTAGGTGAAACGTTAAACTCAGGAGCCTCGTCCAGAACCTCCAGAACCTCAGATATGGAGATATCAGGTGCCACACTGTGGCTGAGGAGAGGCGAGAGGCAGAGGTGAAGAGTTTGTGTGGTAACATCTCAGACTCTGTTCGATTTGCTATAATTGCTTTGATTTTCATTTGAGAACCTGGGAAGAGTGGGTGTGACCCCAGGCTCCAGAGAACTCCATCGTGAGGCCCAGCTCAGGTCTCCTCCTTTGCGTGGACCTTACTGGATGTTTCACTGAGATACAAACGTTCCCCCATGGATCCAAACATCCAGGGATCCTTCCTGTTCAACAACGGCCTGAACCAGTTCCCCTCGGACCTAAAGGCACCGGTGTGTCAGTACTCGGTGCCCAACTCCTTCTACAAGCTCAGCCCGGGCCTGAACAGCCAGCTGCAGGCGGGGACGCCGCACGGCATCAGCGACATCCTGAGTCGCTCCATGATGGGCATGGGCTCCACGGGCACCACCACCCTGCTGTCCGGATACTCCACCATGGGCGGCTTCAGCCCGGCCGTCACCGGCACGTCCGTGTACTACAACCGAGACTACAACTCCTCGCTGGGCGGCTTCTCCAAGCCCGGCGCCGCCGAGTGTCCCATGAAGAGTCGCAGCGTGAGCTGCTGGGCAGAGAGCGGCTGTGACTGGAGAGCAGGGAGGCAACAGTGTAACAGTGAGTGTCAGGGAGCCACGTTTGACcccacacaacacaacacaagagattagattagattaggttaggttagtttaggttaggttaggttaggtaaGGGTAGGGATGGGTAGGGtaggttagattagattaggttagaatagaatagaatagaatagaatagaatagaatagaatagaatagaatagaatagaatagaatagaatagattagattagattagtatagaatagaatagaatagaatagaatagaatagaatagaatagaacagattagattagattgggttagaatagaatagattagAACAGGGCTACAACTCGTGATTATTTACATAATCGTGTAATTTGTTTCATAAAATGCCATAAAATTTTGAAATAAGTCagttagtgtttttttctcaaatgtcttattttgtccaaaaaacaaaaatatttactttttaaccatttttttcctcatatatATATGGAGTAAAGGAccttgaaaatattcacataagaAGCTGGGGGAAAATTACAAAGAACCTTTAAgagattatcaaagtagtttgTTTATTGCAGCTctagaatagaacagaatataaaagaatAGTTTATCTGAATTGAACTGGATGCAATCATGCAAAAGgcaacatatataatatattaattacTATATAAgtctacattttaaaaacaaacacaagataTTTGACACGTTGCTGGTTTTCACTGCATTATTCCTTTAGTAATTGGAGGATTGGAGGCAGCGGGAAGAATAAAGGTTACGTTAACACAACAATAATTTTAGTTGTTCCAATTGTTGTTGCAAATATCAGgtgttagaaaaaaaagaagctaaattAACACATTTGAGTTTTTGAGAAAtcgaaaaggaaaaagaaataaataaaaacgacaataataatgaaatgtaatgCAATAATTTACAATAGAaaaatatgaggaaaaaaattcaattaaaattgCAGGAAATAGCAAATGCCACAGAAAATAACttattaataattatactaataatattttgtatatGGCAGATTTTAAGCTTAAAGAACTTTCcagaatttattttaaaaaggacaaagcAGCACTGAGCCTTAAACATAAGCCAGATATCAATAAATCAATgtcaataaaacataataatgataataataacacatcTATAAGCATCTTTCAAGACacttcacagaaaaaacaagtaCATAAAGTAAAAGCTgtgataaaaagacaaaaacaggagcaaaaaaagcaacaaagtaattattaaattattaaaaattattGTCATGAATGTATCAGGACTATAGTTTACACTTTAAAGCAAAGttttaatacattattaaaactttttttttttacagttcactaaataatatttatattgtaaCAACCGCGGCTGCTCCTTAAAATAGATCAATCTATTTATTTTCTGGATTTATTGATTTGTAATTtggttaaaaatgaagaaaatggtAAATAGAAaatatctgatttaaaaaatattcacatttaagaagctgaaatttagaaaatgtgttaatacttaataattcaaaataaacaattagatgatgatgaaaatgttttttgataAACGCCATTGACTGACATAAGTGTATGGATTTATCATCGCAGTCTGATCttatacaaaaacataaaagctGGGTAGGTGTTTGAAGATCAATGTATGGttgattattaaaaatcaaTCAGGGATATCAAGTTGCATAAAACTgtggtcattattattatattatgataGGAAACATCCgtaaacaaatatattttattgataTTCAGCGTATAAATAACAAATACGATGAGATTTTTGAACGTCGAGCAAATAAATCGGAGTTGAAATGAACATTTCTCCCTTTTTTCAGTGGTTCAATCCATTATTTgtatgtgatttgatttgatttgttttccagGTGGTGGTCCTCTGGCAGATATGTCGGGCAGAAAGAAACACACCAGACCGACGTTCAGTGGACATCAgatctttgctctggagaaaaCGTTTGAACAAACCAAATACTTGGCCGGACCCGAGCGAGCGAGACTGGCTTATTCTCTGGGAATGACCGAGTCACAAGTGAAGgtaaaaactggacttttacAGAATGATTGATGAAAATAAGTATTAATATAAAGACGGGGTTTGAGATTTAATGGGAATGAATTTAGTGACTGAGACACTACGTCCTCAGTCTTCTGTGTTAATGTCTAcgacgttattattattattattattattgttattatgattattattacattattattattattattattataaaaatttGTAGAAACCTGAATAATTCATTTTTCAACAAATTTGAACGCAccgatggaggcagcggtggataaACATTGGTGCTACTTTGGTGCAGTAGAGTGACTGGTTCagcaaagcttttttttttttaaagatttgtaGACTTAAAGCACCATTTGTGGTTCTTTTCTGACCCTTCTTGAAGAATTGTGGTGCTTCTATATGACATAGGCCTGGATAATCctgcaccaccatcaccatcatcatgtaataaacatttattcTGCTTAACTGCAGAATATCTttgcagtagaattcacttctgagaCTTTTTGTGACGCGTCTTCACAGTTTCAGTCCTCTGTCTTTCCCTCCTGCTTTTCCTTGGTCAGAAAAGACAGTGATGTGGAGACAGACGATGGGATTAATCAGCCTTTTATGAACTTATTTGAGAATGGTTTGAATTGAATGGACATTCTTTAGATGTAAAGGCTACGCACTATGGTTTTAAGCAGGAGTAGATTTTAGTAGACCTTAGGTGAAGGTTTTAAGAGGCTAAAGTCCGTTTTTCCTCTCGCGTTATCAGTGAccacacaatcacacatttCAGGCTTTGTTCAGATTATCAGATGTAACGTTCCAATCTGATTCAAATCAGCTTCTTTATCGATCAGATTTGAGTGAACTCCAAGTGTCTCACATCTGAACATGACTGTGTCCTCGCAGGTGACAGATTAAATGTCATAATTGTATTGAAGCAGGAGATCGTAGCTCATTTACGGCTAATCCAGATTATATACACTCTTCGTTTCTTTAGATTTTGCTGCACCGTCGATGACGTCATTGTGTAATATGCACAAAGCCTCAgggatgaaagaaagaaatcgaTTTAGAGGAGCGCAAGACGGGGGCGGGGCTTCAAGTTGTCCAAATCACACAGAACCACACGAGAATTCAGAAGTCAGTATGAGATCTTGGTGCTAAAATGACAGATTGGTTAAAAAAATGAGGGCGAGACCATTTTTAactgtttaaatttaaaatatataagatATTTTACCTACAAGTTGTTAGTATTAGAATATGTTCGGTGGGCAGTGAACAGTGACCTCACACTTACCCTGACCATGTGATACTGATCtggttttattcttttattttgttacttttaaCTTATATACTTCTGACTGTATGGTTTGGAcaactgcttcttcttcttttgaagCTCCTAATTTGTTCAAAGTCCTTTTTCTACCTCCAATAATCTTCAATAATCCTTCAAAATTGTTTACACTATGAAGTTCTCCTTCATCCTCATTCTTAAAGTCCCGCCCCCCCGTGTATAGCCCCGCCCTTGCCGTGTGCAGATCGAAACAATCGTATTGAACTGAAAATATTGGATATGAGTCAAAATGATCGGCCTGATCATGTGAAGATGAAACCACAGTCAGTGAAGGCAtcgtgttgtgttcaggtgtggTTTCAGAACCGCCGCACCAAGTGGAGGAAGAAGAGCACGACGGAGCCGAGCTCCACGCAGACGAACCACGCGGGACAGGCGTCCGACAACGAGGTGGAGGACGAGGAGTACAACAAACCCCTGGACCCGGACTCTGACGACGACAAGATCCGACTGCTGCTGCGCAAACATCGCAGGGCTTTCTCCGTGCTGCGCCTCGGGCCGCACCacgtctgacacacacacacacacacacgtctctgtagagttgtgaggacatttagtaACATTAATATAATTCCCGTAACCTTTATCATGACCTCAAACACTCGTAACCATGACCTGAACCCAAatataaagctgcagtacgtagcatttgttgatttttgagctgaaactagtgattgagaccattttaactcctcaggaaaaagtTTAACAACGTTTTAAATCAAGCGAGACGAATGTTAgaagctcttttttttacaataaacttCCATTCAAACGTAATTTTTATTCCTTTAATAAACACTCTATGGAGCTGAcggagggagcatttgtgtgtatacagcagcggAGCAAAAGTGGGCGGGGACAGTGGGACGTTAAACTGCTGAATAGCCGGGATTTAGGGATTTTTGTGGAGAAACGATTCGTtgacgcttctttgtgttttactgtgttgaCACAGAGCAGGGcgatgtcaccgggcgacacgagaTCAAAGGAGGCGTGGTTTGAGTTTAAGCCAGAACACAAATTGTGATATATCACAGACGTAGGGAAATAAAATTAAAGGTCAAATAACATGTTTATATAATACAGTAATTAgttaagatttttatttattaatattaaccAGATGACACTtatataagttgtttttttggatacTTTTGTGTTGAGATCACagttacgtactacagctttaacccAAACCATAATACCAAGACTTAACcttcaaaaatgtcctcacaattaTAGTtttgaaccacacacacacacacacactcctgcagaCCTGCATGACGACATAAGAATCTAAACTCAAATCCATGTTGAAAACGGAGTGACATTAAAGTGCAGTTCCGCATGTTCACAGCAGGAAGAGCAGCAGACGTCaacgaaacaaacaaacaaacaaatgtttactTTTCTAAGTGACTGAAGAATCTGTTGtgttcactgtgacactgacatGAGGGAGAATCATGTCACACaattcattttgtaaaaaaaatatgagaaaaagaTGCCAAAAAAACTGCATGATGATATTGATCATAATAAtcctgataaataaagaaagaaataaaacactaaaatgacattgtttcatgtgtcttctttttttaaaacagctcATTtggtttgggatttttttttattttttttttaatcgtgaGTAAAGTTTAAAGACTGT from Solea solea chromosome 8, fSolSol10.1, whole genome shotgun sequence encodes:
- the nkx6.3 gene encoding homeobox protein Nkx-6.3; its protein translation is MDPNIQGSFLFNNGLNQFPSDLKAPVCQYSVPNSFYKLSPGLNSQLQAGTPHGISDILSRSMMGMGSTGTTTLLSGYSTMGGFSPAVTGTSVYYNRDYNSSLGGFSKPGAAECPMKSRSVSCWAESGCDWRAGRQQCNSGGPLADMSGRKKHTRPTFSGHQIFALEKTFEQTKYLAGPERARLAYSLGMTESQVKVWFQNRRTKWRKKSTTEPSSTQTNHAGQASDNEVEDEEYNKPLDPDSDDDKIRLLLRKHRRAFSVLRLGPHHV